One region of Oryza glaberrima chromosome 7, OglaRS2, whole genome shotgun sequence genomic DNA includes:
- the LOC127780044 gene encoding glucan endo-1,3-beta-glucosidase-like — translation MAPPSRHVDAVAAVLPVLLTILLPSAAAIGVNYGTKGDNLPPPATVAKFLANRTRIDRVKLFDTNPDIVKAFAGTGITVMVTAGNGDIPTLGTKDGAAAWVAANIAPYYPATDISLVAVGNEIINTADNALIGGLVPAMRTLRAALVAAGFRRIRVSTPHSLGILSVSSPPSASRFLDVLDRTFFAPMLEFLRKTKSPFVVNPYPYFGYNGDTIPYALARRPNPGVLDPGTGITYTSMLEAQLDSVFSAMKKLGFEDVDITVGETGWPTKAEPGQAGVSVAEAAEYNRYLIGEASSGSGTPLMPKRTFETYIFALFNENLKPGPIAERNFGLFKPDLTPMYDVGLMKDTGKSSASAPAPAKGGNASGAAVTKRDSESEAAAPADEASAPAPSSVGKKASTKATAPAPSDDGSASPEPSEGESADEKNPEEEEEEEGDDAAATTTPEGDGDSPETEAAGDDAKESEGKNNPHGHGDSSEAISVMFSVPSMLTIALSAILLHL, via the exons atggcgccgccgtcaCGGCATGTCGACGCGGTCGCCGCCGTTCTCCCTGTCCTCCTCACGATCCTTctgccttccgccgccgcaatcGGCGTCAACTACGGCACCAAGGGAGAcaacctgccgccgccggccaccgtggcGAAGTTCCTCGCGAACCGCACCCGCATCGACCGGGTGAAGCTGTTCGACACCAACCCGGACATCGTCAAGGCCTTCGCCGGCACGGGCATCACGGTCATGGTCACCGCCGGAAACGGCGACATCCCGACGCTGGGCACcaaggacggcgccgccgcgtgggTGGCGGCGAACATCGCGCCGTACTACCCGGCGACGGACATCTCCCTCGTGGCCGTCGGCAATGAGATCATCAACACGGCGGACAACGCCCTCATCGGCGGCCTCGTCCCGGCCATGCGCACCCTCAGGgcggcgctcgtcgccgccggcttccgGCGCATCCGTGTCTCGACGCCGCACTCCCTCGGCATCCTGtccgtctcctcgccgccgtcggcgagccgGTTCCTCGACGTCCTCGACCGCACCTTCTTCGCGCCGATGCTGGAGTTCCTCCGCAAGACCAAGTCTCCGTTCGTCGTCAACCCGTACCCCTACTTCGGCTACAATGGCGACACGATCCCGTACGCGCTGGCGCGGCGCCCCAACCCCGGCGTGCTCGACCCGGGCACGGGCATCACCTACACCAGCATGCTCGAGGCGCAGCTGGACTCGGTGTTCTCGGCGATGAAGAAGCTGGGGTTCGAGGACGTGGACATCACGGTGGGGGAGACCGGGTGGCCGACCAAGGCGGAGCCCGGACAAGCCGGCGTGAGCgtcgccgaggcggcggagtACAACCGCTACCTCATCGGAGAGGCCAGCTCGGGGTCGGGGACGCCGCTGATGCCGAAGCGGACGTTCGAGACCTACATCTTCGCGCTCTTCAACGAGAACCTCAAGCCGGGTCCCATCGCCGAGCGCAACTTCGGCCTCTTCAAGCCCGACCTCACGCCCATGTACGACGTCGGCCTCATGAAAGACACG GGGAAGTCATcagcgtcggcgccggcgccggcgaagggcGGCAATgccagcggcgccgccgtgacGAAGCGTGACTCGGAGTCggaggccgccgcgccggctgaTGAGGCGAGTGCGCCCGCGCCGTCATCGGTGGGGAAGAAGGCCTCCACGAAGGCCACCGCGCCGGCACCGTCGGACGACGGCTCGGCCTCGCCGGAGCCATCGGAGGGCGAATCGGCCGACGAGAAGAATCCG gaggaggaggaggaggaagagggggatgatgccgccgcgacgacgacgccggagggcgacggcgactcgCCGGAGACGGAAGCCGCG GGTGATGATGCTAAAGAGAGCGAGGGAAAAAACAACCCCCATGGCCATGGAGATTCTTCAGAAGCTATCAGTGTTATGTTCTCTGTACCTTCCATGCTTACAATTGCTCTGTCTGCAATACTTCTTCATCTCTAA